Proteins encoded by one window of Kwoniella dejecticola CBS 10117 chromosome 7, complete sequence:
- a CDS encoding acetoacetate-CoA ligase translates to MTSIRSEDTDLLWTPSDPSQSQTTLFRKRINSTHGLSLDNYQDLYEWSISHRADFWSALWDWENVTGEKGGHIVDEGASPEENPKWFEGSKLNWAENQLRHCLPNPDGIAVISTSESTSTYQPSTKRISWRDLDILVGKTQRSLRRDGAKKGDRIFYWGGNVLEATILLLASSSLGCIFSSAASDFGLDGVKERLDQIQPSFLFLTNGVVYNGVIRPLVPLLPKLLGSLSTPPKKVVLIEHLPKDLVSHDGLEGKMQDWDEWLDASEGKTIFERLDFNDPIWILFSSGTTGKPKAIVHRQGGMLLDSLREHHLAGDMGKGDIYFYYTTPGWMMFQYLVSGLATGATIVLYEGSPLKDPAYLFNMIDELGIIIFGTSAKWIEVISKTYPSPKDNHDLSSLKQILSTGSPLPGALFDFIYEKVKKDVLVGSITGGTDICSVFAGRNTSLPVYRGEIQSRMLGFALDTDGLPNQPGELICRKAFPIEPLGFWPLVGYGFPDEDVTAAKRRFKESYFKGTKGIWYHGDYVKITPSRSNNSGGIVMLGRSDGVLNPGGIRFGPTDIYSVLEANEYADRGVEETLVVGLMVDGGADEKVILFVKMKETRTLDDTLIKKIRTDIRLARSARHVPAKIIQVSDIPVTLTNKRVEVPIRKLINGAPVSSINPATLRNPDCLEEYLKLGERMRQEEGIQSDA, encoded by the exons ATGACATCAATCCGTTCCGAAGATACAGACCTACTTTGGACCCCGTCTGAcccctctcaatctcagacCACCTTGTTTCGGAAGCggatcaactcgactcacggtCTATCACTGGACAACTATCAAGACCTTTACGAATGGTCTATATCCCATCGAGCAGACTTCTGGTCCGCTCtttgggattgggagaaCGTCACCGGCGAGAAAGGCGGTCACATCGTAGACGAAGGAGCTAGTCCTGAGGAAAATCCAAAGTGGTTCGAAGGAAGTAAGCTGAACTGGGCTGAGAATCAACTTCGACATTGTCTTCCCAATCCAGATGGGATCGCCGTAATTTCCACCTCAGAGTCCACGTCTACCTACCAGCCTTCGACCAAACGCATTTCATGGCGCGATCTGGATATCTTGGTGGGGAAAACACAGAGAAGTTTGAGACGTGATGGAGCCAAGAAAGGGGATAGGATATTTTACTGGGGCGGAAACGTTCTTGAAGCTACGATATTACTCCTGGCAAGCTCGAGTCTAGGCTGTATATTCTCGAGTGCAGCCTCGGACTTCGGCTTAGATGGGGTGAAAGAGCGATTAGATCAGATTCaaccttctttcttgttcctcACCAACGGAGTCGTCTACAACGGAGTGATAAGACCGCTGGTACCCCTCTTACCTAAATTACTGGGATCGTTGTCAACGCCTCCGAAGAAAGTCGTGTTGATTGAACATCTGCCAAAGGATCTGGTTTCACATGACGGTctcgaagggaagatgcaAGATTGGGATGAGTGGTTGGATGCGTCAGAAGGAAAGACGATATTTGAACGCCTGGACTTCAATGATCCGATATGGATACTGTTCTCCTCTGGGACTACTGGCAAACCAAAAGCAATtgtg CATCGTCAAGGTGGGATGCTCTTGGACTCGCTCAGGGAACATCATCTAGCTGGGGATATGGGTAAAGGGGATATCTACTTCTACTACACAACGCC CGGCTGGATGATGTTCCAGTACCTCGTCTCGGGCCTAGCAACAGGAGCGACGATCGTGCTGTATGAGGGATCGCCGCTGAAAGATCCAGCATATCTATTCAACATGATCGATGAGCTGGGAATAATCATATTTGGCACATCGGCAAAATGGATAGAAGTGATATCGAAAACCTATCCTTCTCCGAAAGACAATCATGATTTGTCGAGTTTGAAACAAATCCTGAGTACTGGTAGTCCTCTTCCAGGTGCTTTATTTGACTTCATTTAcgagaaagtcaagaaggatgtaTTGGTAGGGAGTATCACTG GTGGCACGGACATCTGTTCCGTTTTCGCAGGCAGGAATACTTCTTTACCTGTGTACAGGGGCGAGATCCAATCTAGAATGTTGGGATT TGCCCTCGACACAGATGGACTGCCCAATCAGCCTGGAGAATTGATATGCAGGAAAGCTTTCCCGATTGAACCGTTGGGATTCTGGCCTTTGGTGGGATACGGGTTCCCGGACGAAGATGTTACAGCGGCCAAAAGGCGGTTCAAGGAGAGTTACTTCAAGGGCACTAAAGGTATTTGGT ACCATGGCGACTA TGTCAAGATCACCCCTTCCCGATCGAATAATTCAGGAGGCATAGTGATGCTTGGCCGATCAGACGGGGTTCTCAACCCCGGTGGAATCAGGTTCGGACCAACAGACATATATTCTGTGTTGGAAGCCAATGAGTATGCGGACCGTGGAGTAGAGGAAACTCTTGTAGTGGGTCTCATGGTGGATGGAGGAGCGGACGAAAAGGTCATTTTGtttgtcaag ATGAAAGAGACTAGAACATTAGACGATacattgatcaagaagatcagaacGGATATTAGATTAGCTAGAAGTGCAAGACACGTCCCAGCCAAG ATTATTCAGGTTTCGGATATACCTGTTACACTGACGAATAAACGGGTAGAAG TGCCGATAAGAAAGCTGATCAACGGTGCTCCGGTGTCGAGTATCAATCCTGCGACTTTACGAAATCCAGATTGTCTGGAGGAGTATCTCAAGTTG